The following coding sequences lie in one Vespula pensylvanica isolate Volc-1 chromosome 7, ASM1446617v1, whole genome shotgun sequence genomic window:
- the LOC122630661 gene encoding uncharacterized protein LOC122630661 isoform X2 yields the protein MWHNLTCVDDFLNRAFHKVGLVVGHHPGYFVIVPTLLACICFTGYQRIHYEIDPEYLFSPVDGPGKTERAIVEQYFKVNYSHQFNVGRITRPGIFLIDIIFQ from the coding sequence ATGTGGCATAATCTGACGTGCGTCGACGATTTTCTAAACCGTGCCTTTCACAAGGTCGGTCTCGTGGTCGGCCATCATCCTGGTTATTTTGTCATCGTACCAACCCTCTTGGCCTGCATTTGCTTCACCGGATATCAAAGGATACACTACGAGATCGACCCGGAATATCTCTTCTCTCCGGTAGACGGTCCTGGCAAGACAGAGCGAGCTATAGTAGAACAATATTTCAAAGTCAATTATAGTCATCAGTTTAACGTCGGTCGTATCACCAGGCCAGgtatatttcttatcgatattatatttcaatga